A genome region from Cutaneotrichosporon cavernicola HIS019 DNA, chromosome: 5 includes the following:
- the GUT2 gene encoding uncharacterized protein (Belongs to the FAD-dependent glycerol-3-phosphate dehydrogenase family) yields MFRVAVQPRRTAIVTATALVVGGSYLYMQKRAQLDSSDAPVTKRRPSPLWAPMSRDQMLAHLRSSGAFIKRTAHGGPEPGMVPKDVKPNDDDDVFDLLIVGGGATGAGTAVDAASRGLKVAMVERDDFSSGTSSKSTKLVHGGVRYLQKAVMELDYEQYKLVKEALRERRIFLETAPHLSHMLPILLPLYAWWQLPYYYAGCKAYDILAGKENMESSYWMTKGKALEAFPMLKPDGLVGAVVYYDGQHNDSRMNISLVATAVQHGAIVANQCEVVALHKKPDPARAGEERICAATLKDRMTGEEFDVRCRGVINATGPFSDGVRKLDEPSVQEIVAPSSGVHITLPNYYGPRKMGLLDPATSDGRVIFFLPWQGNVIAGTTDSPTTVSQNPIPSEEEITWILDEVRRYLSPDIKVRRGDVLSAWSGIRPLVRDPGAKNTESLVRNHMINISKGGLLTIAGGKWTTYREMAEETVDAAIKEFNLKPNGPCQTHHIKLMGAHAWSPTMYIKLIQQFGLETAVAKHLAESYGDRAWTVASMAEPTGESWPMYGKRLSPLYPYIEAECRYAVRHEFALKATDFIARRSRISFLNVQVALETLPRVIDIMGEELGWDGTRKAAEFDDAVQFLKSMGLPASTKITLQDVRARNGKIGVLGLVSKEEAALYARSAFSPKELARLKEQFKSLDLDHDDRITREDILRAMKNAGYDANPDIAASILKEVDFTRKGAVDFQDFLDIAAGLKELQLDSAFTHLAKLGDDKEQRPRISVERSGGGA; encoded by the exons ATGTTCCGCGTCGCTGTCCAGCCAAGACGCACCGCGATCGTGACGGCTaccgcgctcgtcgtcggcgggTCCTATCTGTACATGCAAAAACGGGCACAACTCGACTCGTCCGATGCCCCCGTCACCAAGCGCCGGCCCTCGCCCCTTTGGGCGCCCATGAGCCGCGACCAGATGCTTGCCCACCTCCGCTCCTCTGGTGCGTTCATCAAGCGCACAGCGCACGGCGGACCGGAACCCGGCATGGTGCCCAAGGACGTCAAGCcgaacgacgacgacgacgtgttTGATCTCCTGattgtcggcggcggcgcgacaGGTGCCGGTACGGCTGTTGATGCCGCGTCACGTGGTCTCAAGGTCGCCATggttgagcgcgacgacttTTCGTCTGGCACTTCGTCGAAGAGTACCAAGCTCGTGCACGGCGGTGTGCGCTACCTCCAGAAGGCGGTCATGGAGCTCGACTATGAGCAGtacaagctcgtcaaggaggcactgcgcgagcgccgcatCTTCCTGGAGACAGCGCCTCACCTCTCTCACATGCTTCCCATCCTCCTGCCGCTCTACGCGTGGTGGCAGCTCCCGTACTACTACGCCGGCTGCAAGGCGTACGACATCCTCGCAGGCAAGGAGAACATGGAGAGTTCGTACTGGATgaccaagggcaaggcgctcgaggcgttcCCTATGCTCAAGCCCGACGGGCTGGTTGGCGCCGTCGTCTACTATGATGGCCAGCACAACGACTCGCGCATGAACATTTCGCTTGTGGCCACAGCGGTGCAGCATGGTGCGATCGTTGCAAACCAGTGCGAGGTTGTTGCCCTCCACAAGAAGCCTGATCCCGCCCGTGCAGGCGAGGAACGCATCTGCGCCGCGACTCTCAAGGACCGCATGACTGGGGAGGAGTTTGACGTGCGCTGCCGCGGCGTCATCAACGCCACTGGGCCCTTCTCAGACGGCGTGCGCAAACTCGACGAGCCCAGCGTCCAGGAGATTGTTGCTCCGTCCTCGGGTGTACACATCACGCTTCCG AACTACTATGGACCTCGGAAGATGGGCCTGCTCGACCCCGCAACGTCCGATGGACGTGtcatcttcttcctcccGTGGCAGGGCAACGTCATTGCCGGTACGACCGACTCGCCTACCACTGTGAGCCAGAACCCCATCCCCTCGGAAGAGGAGATCACCTGgatcctcgacgaggtccgCCGCTACCTCTCGCCCGACATCAAGGTGCGCCGTGGTGACGTCCTGTCAGCGTGGTCGGGTATCCGTCCCCTTGTGCGCGACCCTGGAGCCAAGAACACCGAGTCGCTTGTGCGCAACCACATGATCAACATCTCAAAGGGTGGCCTCCTCACCATTGCTGGTGGCAAGTGGACCACCTAccgcgagatggccgaggagacggtcgacgccgcgatCAAGGAGTTCAACCTCAAGCCCAACGGTCCCTGCCAGACGCACCACATCAAATTGATGGGTGCCCACGCCTGGTCTCCAACCATGTACATCAAGCTCATCCAGCAGTTTGGTCTCGAGACGGCTGTCGCAAAGCATCTCGCTGAGAGCTACGGTGACCGCGCATGGACCGTGGCGTCCATGGCAGAACCAACGGGTGAGAGCTGGCCCATGTACGGCAAGCGCTTGTCGCCACTGTACCCGTACATTGAAGCCGAGTGTCGCTATGCCGTGCGTCACGAGTTTGCACTCAAGGCGACCGACTTTATCGCGCGCCGTTCCCGCAtctccttcctcaacgTACAGGTGGCGCTTGAGACGCTTCCCCGTGTGATCGATATcatgggcgaggagctcgggTGGGACGGGACACGCAAGGCCGCTGAAttcgacgacgccgtccaATTCCTCAAATCGATGGGTCTTCCCGCCTCGACCAAGATTACGCTACAGGACGTGCGTGCGCGCAACGGCAAGATTGGCGTTCTGGGTCTCGTgagcaaggaggaggcagcgCTGTACGCCCGTTCCGCATTCAGTCCCAAGGAGCTTGCACGCCTCAAGGAGCAGTTCAAGAGCCTCGACCTGGACCACGACGACCGTATTACCCGCGAGGACATTCTGCGCGCCATGAAGAATGCCGGGTACGacgccaaccccgacaTTGCGGCTAGTATCCTCAAGGAAGTCGACTTTACGCGTAAGGGCGCCGTCGATTTCCAGGACTTCCTCGATATTGCTGCTGGCCTCAAAGagctccagctcgactcggcgtttactcacctcgccaagcttggcgacgacaaggagcAGCGGCCGCGTATCTCGGTCGAGCGCTCGGGTGGTGGCGCCTAA
- the TIM8 gene encoding uncharacterized protein (Tim10/DDP family zinc finger) yields MSAEQQTLQFDAATQAELQEFIETERAKAKMQASIHELTDRCWNTCVTGSISSKFSKSEASCLENCVDRFLDTSLFIVSQIEQQKQH; encoded by the exons ATGAGCGCAGAGCAGCAGACCCTCCAGTtcgacgccgccacccaG gctgAGCTCCAGGAGTTCATCGAGACCGA gcgcgccaaggccaagatgCAGGCCAGCATTCACGAGCTCACGGACCGGTGTTGGAACACCTGCGTGACAGGCAGCATCAGCTCCAAGTTCTCCAA GTCCGAGGCGTCGTGTCTCGAGAACTGCGTCGACCGCTTCCTTGACACGTCCCTGTTCATTGTCAGCCAGATCGAGCAGCAGAAGCAGCACTAG
- a CDS encoding uncharacterized protein (Eukaryotic family of unknown function (DUF1754)): protein MSDYAVPRPGGSLKFKGDSDKKKKKKKSHAPDDRARKEADVTIAAESSKRGRDSDNERSGDRDERRRDRRGSASASASPAPPPSGSSGRRITEAERRFEEVQRKRRDERVKKTAHLSHKDRVAQLNARLDSMSEHYDMPRIGPG, encoded by the exons ATGAGCGACTACGCCGTGCCCCGCCCGGGCGGATCGCTCAAGTTCAAGGGCGACAGCGACAA gaagaagaagaagaagaagtcGCACGCGCCAGATGaccgcgcgcgcaaggAGGCAGACGTCACCATCGCGGCCGAGAGCTCGAAGCGCGGGCGTGATTCCGACAACGAGCGTAGCGGCGACCGTGACGAGCGCCGTCGCGACCGGCGTGGGAGCGCATCCGCGTCTGCATCGCCCGCGCCTCCGCCGTCTGGGAGCTCGGGGAGACGAATCACGGAGGCGGAGCGCCGGTTCGAAGAGGTGCAGCGCAAGCGTCGCGATGAGCGGGTCAAGAAGACCGCGCACCTCTCGCACAAGGATCGTGTAGCGCAGCTCAATGCGCGCCTGGATTCGATGAGCGAGCACTACGACATGCCTCGT atcGGACCCGGCTAA
- a CDS encoding uncharacterized protein (Zinc finger, C2H2 type), whose amino-acid sequence MNGIVAPQPIRPGDLSAQASDAVLPLISSGKKTPKSPKAKSPKSGPPSRPPSRTERRFTCTFTGCDKAYLKPSRLAEHILTHTGERPHVCKCGQSYLRASHLAAHQRTHKSEADKEYTCLREGCGKKFWTATHLARHEAAHDNAAVHACTQCEETFPKSHLLREHVAAAHMPAGSKPWACTHEGCGRSFDTKQKLRTHEKTHDPTRYTCSHPIHGLNMPSFPVWSALQTHIRDAHPPTCPHAECEGRAFKNAGRLREHLRVHAEREADLAAGHDREDSEDLPPVLAEATTRRKKRKLSMISEREVRGLNTEGTFLPASPSGGSTPATPGTPKKLPRLTTGEAGKDWTCGAPGCGARFKSRFARDEHAQASHSTGRHKCDECGRSYRRPASLKRHRASGLCEDGQPSNGSAPERARIGILEVSAGDLLTGTATLPGGPLYRRWACPYVYQLPDGEDVDEDGGEGAQAREDAEDAQQVSDDGKRYTYCPERFHRVYDVRRHLAAVHKMVLSDMATREMLLADGQTGEDEE is encoded by the exons ATGAACGGCATCGTTGCGCCACAACCAATACGGCCTGGCGACCTCTCGGCACAGGCGTCTGACGCAGTACTTCCCCTCATCTCGTCTGGTAAGAAGACACCCAAGTCCCCCAAGGCCAAAAGCCCCAAGTCTGGCCCGCCCTCGCGCCCTCCGTCTCGAACCGAGCGCCGCTTCACATGTACCTTTACTGGCTGTGACAAGGCGTACTTGAAGCCGTCACGCCTGGCTGAGCACATCCTCACTCACACGGGCGAGCGACCTCACGTCTGCAAGTGCGGCCAGAGCTACCTCCGCGCGTCGCATCTGGCGGCGCATCAGCGCACTCACAAGAGTGAGGCAGACAAGGAGTATACGTGCCTGCGAGAGGGATGTGGGAAGAAATTCTGGACAGCAACACACCTCGCGCGGCATGAGGCAGCTCACGACAATGCTGCGGTGCACGCTTGCACACAGTGCGAGGAGACGTTTCCAAAGAGTCATCTCCTACGAGAGCATGTGGCTGCGGCACACATGCCGGCGGGGAGCAAGCCGTGGGCATGTACCCATGAGGGATGTGGCCGCAGTTTCGACACGAAGCAGAAGCTACGGACACATGAGAAGACCCACGACC ccacAAGATACACCTGCTCCCATCCTATCCATGGGCTCAACATGCCCTCGTTCCCCGTGTGGTCCGCTCTGCAGACGCATATCCGCGACGCGCACCCGCCGACCTGCCCACATGCCGAGTGCGAGGGACGCGCATTCAAGAACGCCGGTCGTCTCCGTGAACATCTGCGTGTGCACGCGGAACGTGAGGCGGACCTCGCGGCGGGCCACGACCGCGAGGACTCGGAGGACTTGCCGCCGGTCTTGGCCGAGGCGACGACCCGGcggaagaagcgcaagctgAGTATGATTTCTGAACGGGAGGTCAGGGGTCTCAACACGGAAGGGACATTCctgcccgcctcgccgtctgGTGGCTCCACGCCAGCTACTCCAGGCACGCCAAAGAAGCTCCCCCGCCTGACGACTGGTGAGGCTGGCAAGGACTGGACGTGTGGTGCGCCTGGCTGCGGTGCAAGGTTCAAGTCCCGCTTTGCGCGTGACGAACACGCGCAGGCCTCGCACTCGACCGGGAGGCACAAGTGCGACGAGTGTGGCCGATCATACCGTCGCCCAGCGAGTCTAAAACGGCACCGGGCGAGCGGATTGTGTGAGGACGGCCAGCCATCCAACGGCTCTGCTCCGGAACGTGCACGCATCGGCATCCTTGAAGTGTCAGCCGGCGACCTCCTCACTGGCACCGCAACGCTTCCGGGGGGTCCACTTTACCGCCGCTGGGCGTGCCCGTACGTTTACCAGCTTCCCGATGGTGAGGACGTAGAcgaggatggaggggagggagcCCAGGCACGAGAGGATGCGGAGGATGCACAACAGGTTTCGGACGACGGAAAGCGTTATACATATTGCCCCGAACGCTTCCACCGCGTGTACGATGTCCGTCGGCATCTCGCTGCAGTGCACAAGATGGTGCTCAGCGACatggcgacgcgcgagaTGCTGCTTGCAGACGGCCAAACAGGGGAGGACGAAGAGTAG
- the GPI16 gene encoding uncharacterized protein (Gpi16 subunit, GPI transamidase component), translated as MRLAAPILLAAAVAARDTLHESLTLHPLPDGKLSVLFEFTTQFDLHHGEGSTHQSHHALTPPGLLLPLERNNVSELTVSFTSGQWHARRHGEAGPLAYEAGGGGGSVRGWLRGAPAETDAAWDAVTHAFGGMFCAGVVGAEDSGKAIRTFGELYPPAHDGENASHYLVSTPHLHLCTENLTPFLSLLPSKGLSGLSALLAKPGVVLSWGFKTEGIDVVMPTADAPGSWRGWWEGVVDLVPMRNDARDFTIHKLFQQLVPRPFPAASSSVIRVVRPRGEHFSSDPAPARSVKQWMDGRQRVVDEWDLADVSGRDMGFWWDGEGHFQHPLSFEPPFVTISRVAADRNAADATLVIDITNNADVDRPVVYSEVWPWWVKGWMSEMTVRVDGKDKRGLLRGVEYMPSVPPTPSTTTLHLHLTLPAHSVLRVSIPFTKLTLKYDDHRPDAERGREIPPGVLTLLDIEGEDGEDGEGDGDVDHRRSSRRHVYAAKLLLDVPTPDFSMPYNVIIMSSTVMAVFFGSLQGRLVRRWGWVEIEPTPEEAATEQEQVPEAEPLFPRGEKVSYDMLEEDLNANDTDSDAEEAG; from the exons ATGCGGCTCGCCGCacccatcctcctcgcagCCGCCGTTGCGGCGCGTGACACTTTGCACGAATCACTGACCCTTCATCCACTGCCAGACGGCAAGCTCAGCGTCCTCTTCGAGTTCACGACCCAGttcgacctccaccacggGGAAGGGTCGACAC ACCAGAGCCACCACGCGCTCACTCCACCTGGACTGCTCCTCCCGCTCGAGAGGAACAATGTCTCAGAGCTCACAGTCTCGTTCACGTCTGGGCAGTGGCATGCGCGCCGACACGGCGAGGCTGGCCCGCTAGCATacgaggcgggcggcggaggcggaagCGTGCGTGGCTGgttgcgcggcgcgccggcTGAGACGGACGCTGCTTGGGACGCGGTCACGCACGCGTTTGGAGGCATGTTCTGCGCCGGCGTtgtcggcgccgaggatTCGGGCAAGGCCATTCGTACCTTCGGCGAGCTGTATCCTCCAGCCCACGATGGCGAGA ACGCCTCCCACTACCTCGTCTCGACGCCGCACCTGCATCTCTGCACGGAGAACCTCACACCCTTCCTTTCTCTCCTGCCCAGCAAGGGCCTTTCCGGCCTCTCAGCGCTTCTGGCCAAGCCAggcgtcgtcctctccTGGGGCTTCAAGACGGAGGGCATCGACGTGGTGATGCCCACGGCTGATGCGCCAGGATCCTGGAGGGGATGGTGGGAAGGTGTAGTGGACTTGGTACCGATGCGCAacgacgcgcgcgacttCACCATCCACAAGCTCTTCCAGCAGCTCGTGCCTCGCCCATTCCCAGCGGCTTCTAGCTCTGTGATCCGTGTCGTCCGCCCGCGGGGCGAGCACTTCAGCTCGGACCCGGCGCCGGCCCGCTCCGTCAAGCAATGGATGGACGGGAGGCAGCGCGTGGTCGACGAGTGGGATCTGGCCGACGTATCGGGCAGGGACATGGGGTTCTGGTGGGACGGCGAGGGACATTTCCAGCACC CACTCTCCTTCGAGCCACCTTTTGTGACGAtctcgcgcgtcgccgcggATAGGAACGCTGCGGACGCGACGCTGGTCATTGACATCACGAACAATGCCGACGTTGACAGGCCAGTAGTGTACTCGGAGGTGTGGCCTTGGTGGGTCAAGGGCTGGATGAGCGAGATGACAGTtcgcgtcgacggcaaggacaagc gtggcctcctccgcggAGTAGAGTACATGCCCTCGGTCccgcccacgccctcgacaaccACGCTTCACCTCCACCTGACACTGCCAGCTCACAGCGTGCTGCGCGTCTCGATTCCCTTCACCAAGCTCACGCTCAAGTATGATGACCACCGACCAGACGCGGAACGCGGCCGCGAGATCCCGCCAGGCGTGCTCACGCTGCTCGATAtcgagggtgaggatggcgaAGATGGCGAAGGGGACGGGGACGTCGACCACCGCCGTTCGTCCCGCCGGCACGTGTATGCCGCCAAGCTGCTGCTTGACGTGCCGACGCCCGACTTCTCGATGCCGTACAACGTCATCAtcatgtcgtcgacggtCATGgccgtcttcttcggctCGCTCCAGGGCCGTCTCGTGCGCCGCTGGGGGTGGGTCGAGATCGAGCCGACAccggaggaggcggcgaccgagcaggagcaggtgCCCGAGGCGGAACCTCTGTTCCCGCGCGGCGAGAAGGTTTCATacgacatgctcgaggaggacttGAACGCCAACGACACAGACTCtgacgccgaggaagcAGGTTAG